Proteins from one Listeria innocua genomic window:
- a CDS encoding AEC family transporter, whose amino-acid sequence MEFLFILLPVFGIFAIGFIGQKTLKFDIPNLSKLTLYLMSPFLAFNTFYTNPLTMDYFYLAIYIFVLCLSLILLVSVISFLLGYNVQDRCALILASAFMNNGNYGTPVVLLVFGAAGLDIAVVLMVLQQLAMSTIGIYFAAKGSKDANGMKTVMTRVVRMPIAYGALLGLMLQLLHIPLPSALMTCVKLVGDAAIPTIMIVLGMQLAVISFRRIELDKVGIALVLKLLIAPFIAFGLTLILPVDEMTKQIMILLAAMPTAANTTLMAVQFDTKPDLVSSTTFISTVLSIITLPIVLYFLHPVF is encoded by the coding sequence ATGGAGTTTCTATTCATTTTACTTCCAGTTTTCGGAATTTTTGCAATTGGTTTTATTGGGCAGAAAACATTAAAATTCGATATTCCTAATTTATCGAAACTGACGCTTTATCTTATGTCGCCGTTTCTTGCATTTAATACTTTTTATACTAATCCGCTAACGATGGATTATTTTTATTTGGCGATTTATATTTTTGTTTTATGCTTAAGCTTAATTTTACTTGTTAGTGTTATTAGTTTTCTGCTTGGTTACAATGTGCAAGATCGTTGTGCGCTTATTTTAGCTAGTGCTTTTATGAATAATGGGAATTACGGCACCCCTGTTGTATTGCTTGTTTTTGGGGCGGCTGGACTTGATATTGCGGTTGTTTTAATGGTGTTACAACAACTTGCAATGAGTACGATTGGAATCTATTTTGCTGCAAAAGGGAGCAAGGATGCGAATGGTATGAAAACTGTCATGACACGTGTGGTACGAATGCCGATTGCTTACGGGGCGCTACTTGGTCTTATGCTTCAGCTACTACATATTCCGCTTCCATCTGCATTAATGACTTGTGTGAAACTTGTTGGTGATGCTGCGATTCCAACAATTATGATTGTTCTTGGAATGCAGTTAGCGGTTATTTCTTTTCGGCGGATTGAACTGGATAAAGTTGGCATCGCGCTAGTTTTGAAATTACTCATAGCACCGTTTATCGCATTTGGTTTGACTCTTATTCTTCCTGTCGATGAAATGACAAAGCAAATCATGATTTTGTTAGCAGCAATGCCTACAGCAGCAAATACAACTCTTATGGCTGTTCAATTTGATACTAAGCCAGATTTGGTTTCCAGTACGACGTTTATTAGTACTGTTTTAAGTATAATTACGCTACCAATTGTACTTTATTTTCTTCATCCAGTTTTCTAA
- a CDS encoding transposase, protein MPTKKYTEKFKISLVYLYRKGTSKQTLCEDFGVSSASLSRWIKWYDVTDVDLNEAANILQMYELKKQKDKLEAEVLELTKAIQLFNSDLNTV, encoded by the coding sequence ATGCCTACTAAAAAATATACCGAAAAATTCAAAATAAGCCTTGTTTATTTATATCGCAAAGGAACTTCTAAACAAACTCTATGCGAGGATTTTGGAGTTTCAAGCGCTTCACTTTCTAGATGGATTAAATGGTACGATGTGACAGACGTTGATTTGAATGAAGCTGCAAACATCTTACAAATGTACGAACTAAAAAAACAAAAAGATAAATTAGAAGCCGAAGTTTTAGAACTTACTAAAGCGATTCAACTTTTCAATTCAGATTTAAATACAGTATAA
- the psiE gene encoding phosphate-starvation-inducible protein PsiE produces MKRLEKISSIVPILLRITLNLALIMVGFTLVAFLIREAFTIFNNIFFLDTDVSYYYMTQDILTFFLYFEFIALIVKYFESHFHFPLRYFIYIGITAIIRFIIVDHSSATSTLILSGAILLLVAALFLANTKLLKREG; encoded by the coding sequence ATGAAACGATTAGAAAAGATTTCTTCTATTGTTCCCATCCTGCTACGGATTACTCTAAATTTGGCGCTTATTATGGTCGGATTTACTCTTGTTGCTTTTTTAATTAGAGAGGCATTTACGATTTTCAATAATATTTTCTTTTTAGATACGGACGTTTCTTACTACTATATGACACAGGATATTTTGACGTTTTTCCTTTATTTTGAATTTATTGCGCTCATTGTAAAATATTTCGAATCCCATTTTCATTTCCCGCTGCGCTACTTTATTTATATCGGTATCACAGCGATTATTCGATTTATTATTGTCGATCATTCTAGTGCAACATCTACGCTAATACTCTCAGGCGCGATTTTACTTCTTGTCGCTGCACTATTTTTAGCTAATACAAAGCTCCTTAAAAGAGAGGGCTAA
- a CDS encoding ABC transporter ATP-binding protein: protein MLKRFFSYYKPYRTLFIIDFGCAVLAAILELAFPVAVNHVIDTLLPGKDFGLIITAALALLFFYILNTFMQYIVTYFGHMLGLNIETDMRRDLFSHLQKQPFGFYDNQKTGKLMSRMTTDLFEIGEVAHHGPEDIFISIMSLFGAFFLMLNINVKLAISTFILVPILTVLIVYFNKRMTKVTTGIFKDLGNFNAGVENAISGVRVVQAFANEPHEKGRFAVLNQAYRKSKLMFYKVMGLSFSFNYFLMRLISLFALLFGAYFTINGEISYGEFVGFILLTNVFIRPIEKINNVIESYPKGFAGFKRFLEVMDTEPAIQDEKDAKPASAFRGDIEYKDVSFEYSDGKNVLSHINLSIKAGETVAFVGPSGAGKTTICNLLPRFYDVSDGEITIDAENIKHFTLPSLRAQIGVVQQDVFLFSGTVRENIAYGKLDASNEEIEHVVKLAHLSKVVEEMPDGLDTIIGERGVKLSGGQKQRLAIARMFLKNPPILILDEATSALDTETEQVIQASLEELAEGRTTLIIAHRLATIKHADRIIVVNETGIAETGTHDELLAKENGAYKRLYDAQFNTI, encoded by the coding sequence ATTCTAAAAAGGTTTTTTAGTTATTATAAACCGTATCGAACACTTTTTATCATTGATTTTGGTTGTGCTGTTTTAGCTGCTATTTTGGAGCTCGCATTTCCGGTCGCTGTAAATCACGTGATTGATACATTACTTCCAGGAAAAGATTTTGGGCTAATTATTACTGCAGCACTAGCCTTGTTATTCTTTTACATACTTAATACTTTTATGCAGTACATTGTCACTTATTTTGGCCATATGCTAGGTCTTAACATAGAAACAGATATGCGCAGAGATTTATTCAGTCATTTGCAAAAGCAACCATTTGGCTTTTACGATAATCAAAAGACGGGGAAATTGATGTCGCGAATGACGACCGATTTATTTGAAATTGGCGAAGTGGCGCATCATGGTCCGGAAGATATTTTCATTTCAATTATGTCGCTATTTGGCGCATTTTTCCTAATGCTAAACATTAACGTCAAGCTGGCGATTTCTACATTTATTTTAGTCCCCATATTGACGGTACTAATCGTATACTTTAACAAACGAATGACCAAAGTAACGACCGGGATTTTTAAAGATTTAGGGAATTTTAACGCTGGAGTGGAAAATGCAATCAGTGGTGTTCGGGTTGTTCAGGCATTTGCCAACGAACCGCATGAAAAAGGTCGTTTTGCCGTTTTAAATCAAGCGTACCGCAAATCTAAACTCATGTTTTACAAAGTGATGGGACTTAGTTTTTCATTTAACTATTTTCTTATGCGATTAATTAGTTTATTTGCTTTGTTATTCGGAGCTTACTTTACCATTAATGGCGAAATTTCATATGGTGAATTTGTCGGGTTTATTTTACTAACGAATGTTTTCATCCGACCAATTGAGAAAATCAATAATGTTATCGAAAGTTATCCGAAAGGGTTCGCGGGCTTTAAGCGTTTCCTAGAGGTGATGGATACGGAGCCCGCAATTCAAGATGAAAAAGATGCTAAACCGGCTTCAGCTTTCCGCGGTGACATTGAATACAAAGATGTTTCTTTTGAATATAGCGATGGAAAAAACGTCTTAAGTCATATTAACCTTTCGATTAAAGCTGGCGAAACAGTCGCATTTGTTGGACCAAGTGGTGCTGGGAAAACGACGATTTGTAATTTACTGCCACGTTTTTATGACGTTTCAGATGGGGAAATTACTATTGATGCCGAAAATATAAAACATTTCACTTTACCATCCTTACGAGCGCAAATCGGCGTAGTGCAACAAGATGTCTTTTTATTTTCCGGTACTGTTCGTGAAAATATCGCTTACGGAAAATTAGATGCTAGTAATGAAGAAATTGAGCATGTCGTAAAACTAGCGCATCTTTCTAAAGTGGTAGAAGAGATGCCAGACGGTCTAGATACAATTATTGGTGAACGCGGGGTAAAACTTTCTGGCGGGCAAAAACAACGGTTAGCAATCGCCCGAATGTTTCTAAAAAACCCACCAATTTTAATTTTGGATGAGGCAACTTCAGCCCTGGATACTGAAACAGAACAAGTAATTCAAGCTTCATTAGAAGAATTAGCAGAAGGTCGGACTACTTTAATAATCGCGCATAGGCTTGCTACGATTAAGCATGCTGACCGAATTATCGTTGTAAATGAAACCGGCATTGCAGAAACTGGAACACATGATGAACTGTTAGCAAAAGAAAACGGTGCATATAAACGATTATATGATGCACAATTTAATACGATTTAA
- a CDS encoding MFS transporter, whose amino-acid sequence MSSTKSFINTKTLLFGLISVFLCGMGFSIIMPVVPFLIAPYVSNSSEQALMVTLLTSVYALCVFFAAPGLGALSDRFGRRPVLLICFIGSAIGYFVFGLGGALWVLFLGRIIEGITGGSISTLFAFFADITPEEQRTKYFGWVSAAAGAGAALGPAFGGVIAHFGYAMPFFFGAAITFINLVFGYFYMPETLKEENRLKRIPLIRLNPFSQLLNILTIKHLGRLLIAAFLIWIPNGSLQAVMSQFAIDNFSWKPALIGLMFSIMGVQDILSQAFVMPKLLLRLSDKQIAILGMIAEIIGYALIAASSIFILPQLLVIGMFVFGFGDSIFNPAFNGMVSKSASASEQGRIQGGSQAIQSLARIIGPIIGGQIYITLGHAAPAVMGVILIIVAIFILYKRTRPQL is encoded by the coding sequence ATGTCTTCAACTAAATCTTTCATTAATACAAAAACCTTACTTTTTGGTCTTATATCTGTTTTTCTTTGTGGAATGGGCTTCAGTATCATTATGCCTGTAGTTCCTTTTCTAATTGCACCGTATGTAAGTAATTCTAGTGAACAAGCGCTTATGGTGACGCTATTAACATCTGTTTATGCCCTTTGCGTGTTCTTCGCAGCACCTGGACTTGGAGCTTTAAGTGATCGGTTCGGCAGACGTCCGGTGTTACTAATTTGTTTTATCGGTTCGGCAATTGGTTACTTTGTTTTCGGGCTTGGCGGGGCGCTTTGGGTACTCTTTCTTGGGCGGATAATTGAAGGAATCACTGGCGGTAGTATTAGCACGCTATTCGCTTTCTTTGCTGACATTACACCCGAAGAACAGCGTACGAAATACTTTGGCTGGGTCAGTGCCGCGGCGGGTGCGGGTGCGGCGCTTGGTCCTGCTTTTGGCGGCGTAATAGCCCATTTTGGATATGCGATGCCGTTTTTCTTTGGGGCGGCTATTACTTTTATTAACTTGGTGTTTGGCTATTTTTACATGCCTGAAACTTTAAAAGAGGAAAATCGCTTAAAACGAATTCCGCTTATACGACTTAATCCTTTCTCGCAACTCCTTAATATCTTGACGATTAAACATTTAGGTCGCTTACTTATTGCGGCATTCTTGATTTGGATTCCAAATGGCTCACTTCAAGCAGTTATGTCTCAATTTGCCATTGATAATTTTAGTTGGAAACCAGCTTTAATTGGTTTGATGTTTTCGATTATGGGGGTTCAAGATATTCTTTCACAAGCCTTTGTTATGCCTAAACTACTGCTCAGGCTTAGTGATAAACAAATTGCTATTCTCGGGATGATTGCTGAAATTATTGGTTATGCGCTTATTGCGGCCTCCTCGATTTTTATCCTTCCTCAGCTGCTAGTCATTGGAATGTTTGTTTTTGGGTTTGGTGATTCGATTTTCAACCCCGCTTTCAATGGCATGGTTTCGAAATCGGCAAGCGCCAGTGAACAAGGGCGAATTCAAGGTGGTAGCCAAGCGATTCAATCACTCGCGCGTATCATTGGACCTATTATCGGCGGTCAAATTTATATCACTCTTGGTCACGCTGCTCCCGCCGTGATGGGCGTCATTTTGATAATTGTTGCCATTTTTATTCTCTATAAAAGAACTCGTCCGCAATTATAA
- a CDS encoding MarR family transcriptional regulator, which yields MDKNEQVMANVRDLFNKLAWINKVKMEKALEGYKPSEVHCIEFIAKNEDPNVTKLAEAFYMTKSAISKITKKLMDKGYIESYQKPENKKEIYFRLTTKGAEINQVHDNLHQEFLDRDKVVFEDVSDKQYEEVLQFVDKYSRHLDAEMKKILDRKSE from the coding sequence ATGGATAAAAACGAACAAGTCATGGCAAACGTTAGAGATTTATTTAACAAACTCGCATGGATTAACAAAGTGAAAATGGAAAAAGCGCTTGAGGGATACAAACCTTCCGAAGTTCACTGCATTGAATTTATTGCTAAAAATGAGGACCCAAACGTAACTAAACTCGCAGAAGCTTTCTATATGACAAAAAGCGCGATTAGTAAAATCACTAAAAAATTAATGGATAAAGGATATATTGAAAGCTATCAAAAACCTGAAAATAAAAAAGAAATCTATTTTCGATTAACGACCAAAGGAGCAGAAATCAACCAAGTGCATGATAATTTGCACCAAGAGTTTCTTGACCGGGATAAAGTTGTTTTTGAAGATGTTTCTGATAAACAATATGAGGAAGTTTTACAATTTGTGGATAAATATAGCCGTCATTTAGATGCTGAAATGAAAAAAATTTTAGATAGGAAATCAGAATAA
- a CDS encoding calcium-transporting ATPase → MEIYRKSAADTFKQLEATEQGLTTSEVTKRQEKYGFNELKNKKKDPLWKLFLETFKDPMVIVLVIAALVQLVLGEVVESLIIFLVLIVNSIISVVQTRKAESSLDALREMSAPVAKVIRDGSKQSIHARELVPGDVVILDAGDFVPADGRLFESGSLKIDEGMLTGESEAVEKYIDTISDEVGLGDRVNMVFSGSLVVYGRGMFVVTGTASETEIGKIAGLLETAEAKQTPLQRKLESFSKKLGIGILALCVLIFAVEAGRVLLGDNSADMATAILNAFMFAVAVAVAAIPEALSSIVTIVLAVGTNKMAKQHAIIRKLPAVETLGSTSVICTDKTGTLTQNKMTVVDYFLPDGTKENFPDSPENWSEGERRLIHIAVLCNDSNINSEGKELGDPTEVALIAFSNKNNQDYNEIREKFIREGEIPFDSDRKLMSTLHTFNENKAMLTKGGPDVMFARCSYVFLDGEEKPMTEEILTKLKETNEEFSNQALRVLAYGYKRMPADTTELKLEDEQDIVLVGLTAMIDPPREAVYASIEESKKAGIRTVMITGDHKTTAQAIGRDIGLMDADDIALTGQELDAMPEEELDKKLEHIAVYARVSPENKIRIVKAWQKKGKITAMTGDGVNDAPALKQADIGVAMGSGTDVAKDSAAMILTDDNFVSIVDAVGVGRTVFDNIKKSIAYLFAGNLGAIIAILFALVLDWINPFTALQLLFINLVNDSLPAIALGMEKAEPDVMKRKPRDINEGIFAGGTMRAVISRGVLIGIAVIISQYIGMQISPEMSVAMAFTTLILARTLQTFAARSNVQTAFGAGFFSNKYVIGAVLLCFVLYGITVLPGAREIFSIPATFGLHEWSIAAGLALGAVVMMEIIKVVQNKFFKVS, encoded by the coding sequence TTGGAGATTTACCGCAAAAGCGCGGCAGATACATTTAAACAACTAGAAGCAACAGAACAAGGCTTAACAACTAGTGAGGTTACAAAACGACAAGAAAAATACGGTTTTAACGAACTGAAGAATAAAAAGAAAGATCCACTTTGGAAGCTTTTTCTCGAAACGTTTAAAGATCCAATGGTCATCGTTTTAGTCATAGCTGCCTTGGTGCAGTTGGTTTTAGGTGAAGTAGTTGAATCACTTATTATCTTTTTAGTACTTATTGTCAACTCAATTATTAGCGTAGTTCAGACGAGAAAAGCAGAAAGTTCACTCGATGCTTTACGAGAAATGTCTGCGCCAGTTGCCAAAGTAATTCGCGATGGCTCTAAACAAAGCATTCATGCGCGCGAACTCGTCCCAGGTGATGTAGTTATTTTAGATGCAGGTGATTTTGTCCCAGCAGACGGCCGCTTATTCGAAAGTGGTTCTTTAAAAATCGATGAAGGCATGCTCACTGGGGAATCCGAAGCAGTAGAAAAATATATTGATACTATTTCTGATGAAGTAGGCCTTGGTGACCGTGTGAATATGGTGTTCAGTGGCTCCCTCGTTGTTTATGGTCGCGGGATGTTTGTCGTAACAGGCACTGCTAGCGAAACGGAAATCGGCAAAATCGCAGGACTTCTTGAAACAGCCGAAGCAAAACAAACACCACTACAACGAAAACTTGAATCATTTAGTAAAAAATTAGGAATTGGTATTTTAGCACTCTGTGTACTTATTTTTGCAGTTGAGGCTGGTCGCGTATTACTCGGCGACAATTCAGCGGATATGGCAACAGCGATTTTAAATGCCTTTATGTTTGCCGTGGCCGTAGCTGTAGCAGCGATTCCAGAAGCACTTTCTTCTATTGTAACGATTGTACTTGCCGTTGGAACAAATAAAATGGCAAAACAACATGCGATTATTAGAAAGCTCCCGGCCGTTGAAACACTAGGCTCCACAAGTGTTATTTGTACCGATAAAACAGGTACGTTAACCCAAAACAAAATGACGGTTGTCGATTACTTTTTACCAGATGGAACAAAGGAAAATTTCCCGGATAGTCCAGAAAACTGGTCAGAAGGGGAGCGTCGTTTGATTCATATTGCGGTACTTTGTAATGACTCAAATATTAACAGTGAAGGTAAAGAACTAGGCGACCCTACCGAAGTAGCGCTAATTGCCTTTAGTAATAAAAATAATCAAGACTACAATGAAATTCGCGAAAAATTCATCCGTGAAGGCGAAATTCCATTTGATTCAGATCGTAAGTTAATGTCTACGCTTCACACCTTTAATGAAAACAAAGCAATGCTAACAAAAGGCGGACCAGATGTGATGTTCGCGCGCTGTAGTTATGTTTTCCTTGACGGCGAAGAAAAGCCAATGACGGAAGAAATTTTAACGAAATTAAAAGAAACAAATGAAGAATTTTCAAATCAGGCACTCCGGGTCCTTGCTTACGGCTACAAACGGATGCCAGCTGACACAACCGAATTAAAATTAGAAGACGAACAAGACATCGTACTAGTTGGTTTAACTGCAATGATTGATCCGCCGCGTGAAGCTGTTTATGCGTCGATTGAAGAGTCGAAAAAAGCCGGTATCCGCACCGTCATGATTACTGGTGACCATAAAACAACCGCACAAGCAATCGGTCGCGATATTGGTTTAATGGATGCAGACGACATCGCTTTAACTGGTCAAGAACTCGACGCAATGCCAGAAGAAGAACTTGATAAAAAACTAGAACATATCGCTGTTTACGCCCGTGTTTCTCCAGAAAATAAAATCCGTATCGTCAAAGCTTGGCAGAAAAAAGGTAAAATAACGGCAATGACTGGCGACGGTGTCAATGATGCGCCCGCTTTAAAACAAGCCGATATTGGTGTCGCAATGGGTAGCGGAACTGACGTTGCCAAAGACTCTGCCGCGATGATTTTAACCGATGATAATTTCGTTTCAATTGTGGATGCAGTTGGTGTAGGTAGAACGGTTTTTGATAATATTAAGAAATCAATTGCTTATCTATTTGCAGGAAACTTAGGCGCGATTATAGCAATTTTATTCGCGCTAGTACTGGACTGGATTAACCCGTTCACAGCGCTACAACTACTATTTATCAACTTAGTCAATGACTCCTTACCGGCAATTGCGCTAGGAATGGAAAAAGCAGAACCTGATGTAATGAAACGCAAACCGAGAGATATTAACGAAGGTATTTTTGCTGGTGGCACGATGCGCGCCGTTATCAGTCGTGGTGTCTTAATCGGTATCGCCGTTATCATCTCACAATACATCGGTATGCAAATTTCACCAGAGATGAGTGTCGCAATGGCGTTCACTACACTTATCCTAGCTCGTACATTACAAACTTTTGCAGCTCGCTCAAACGTCCAAACCGCATTTGGCGCAGGCTTCTTCAGCAACAAATACGTAATCGGCGCGGTATTACTTTGTTTCGTCCTATACGGAATTACAGTATTACCAGGAGCTCGCGAAATCTTCTCGATCCCAGCAACATTTGGTTTACACGAATGGTCGATTGCAGCAGGCTTAGCACTCGGAGCAGTTGTGATGATGGAGATAATTAAAGTAGTTCAGAATAAATTTTTTAAAGTGAGTTGA
- a CDS encoding DNA cytosine methyltransferase — protein sequence MKLRAVDLFCGIGGLTRGVTNEGIDVIAGIDIESSCEYAYEQNNSAYFINKDIKEVTGKEIEKLFPKDTDIKILMGCAPCQPFSSYSRRYKNNEKTIQKMDLLDYFGQLVIDVKPEIVSMENVPQLRNEHVFKTFINTLEEQGYNVFWEIVYAPEYGVPQNRKRLVLLASKLGSIELVESMYDVSCYPTVRDSISTLTKIKSGETDKKDIMHKSVKLNTKNLKRIKQSKPGGTWKDWDEDLLLTCHKKETGKSYSSVYGRMEWDKPAPTITTKFFGYGNGRFGHPEQDRAISYREGAILQTFPLDYRFINEQSGSISYSQLGIQIGNAVPVKLGEAIGKSIKKHIEGIMIK from the coding sequence ATGAAGTTAAGAGCTGTGGATTTGTTCTGTGGAATTGGAGGTCTCACTAGAGGGGTTACTAATGAAGGAATAGATGTAATTGCAGGGATAGACATAGAAAGCTCTTGTGAATATGCATATGAACAAAATAATAGTGCTTATTTTATAAATAAAGATATTAAAGAAGTAACTGGGAAAGAAATTGAGAAATTATTTCCTAAAGACACGGACATAAAAATACTGATGGGTTGTGCTCCTTGCCAACCTTTTTCATCATATAGCCGTAGATATAAAAATAACGAAAAAACAATTCAAAAAATGGATTTATTAGATTACTTTGGACAATTAGTTATAGATGTTAAACCAGAAATCGTATCAATGGAAAATGTTCCACAATTAAGGAATGAACATGTTTTTAAAACGTTTATAAATACTCTTGAAGAGCAAGGGTATAATGTTTTTTGGGAAATTGTATATGCTCCAGAATATGGGGTGCCACAAAATAGAAAAAGACTAGTGTTATTGGCTTCAAAATTAGGGAGCATAGAATTAGTGGAGTCTATGTATGATGTATCTTGTTATCCTACAGTTCGAGATTCAATAAGCACATTAACTAAGATTAAATCTGGTGAAACTGACAAGAAAGACATTATGCATAAAAGTGTTAAATTAAATACTAAAAACTTAAAAAGAATAAAACAATCTAAACCAGGTGGAACTTGGAAAGATTGGGATGAGGACTTACTATTAACTTGTCATAAAAAAGAGACAGGTAAATCTTATTCATCAGTATATGGAAGAATGGAATGGGATAAACCTGCACCAACTATAACTACTAAGTTTTTTGGTTATGGGAATGGAAGGTTTGGTCATCCTGAACAAGATAGGGCTATCTCATATAGAGAAGGAGCGATCCTTCAAACTTTCCCTCTAGATTATAGATTTATAAATGAACAGTCAGGTAGTATATCATACAGCCAATTAGGTATTCAAATAGGTAATGCTGTACCAGTTAAGTTAGGTGAGGCTATTGGAAAATCAATAAAAAAGCATATAGAAGGGATAATGATAAAGTGA
- a CDS encoding DUF262 domain-containing protein gives MNLITTEQKKKAEQQILNLQERVDYDIRDYPIEFIVSKYDSEDYFIPDYQREFIWSSSDQARFIESLLLDLPIPLLFLSDTDEGKLEIVDGVQRINTLSAFLSGKLVLCNLKKLTEVNAFNFSNLPPSQQRRLQSKALRVIVLRASTSEDIRKELFDRLNTSGEKAKDSEVRRGSFEGDFMTFIENMANLPKRQLVAPVSPKNKKRREHIELVLRFFAYSNNYKNFKHGVQVFIDDYIKDVKDSFSEMDMEADFLKMLSFAEKYFPIGFKKTSTSKTVPRVRFEALSVGIILALRDNADLVPEDVNSWINSEEFKKLTTSDGSNSKVRVKERIEYVKNKLLEK, from the coding sequence GTGAACTTAATAACAACAGAACAAAAAAAAAAAGCTGAGCAACAAATTTTGAATTTACAAGAAAGAGTAGATTATGATATTAGGGACTATCCTATAGAGTTTATAGTGAGCAAATATGATTCTGAGGATTACTTTATACCAGATTACCAGAGAGAATTTATATGGTCTAGCTCTGATCAAGCTCGTTTTATAGAATCATTATTGTTAGACTTACCCATACCGCTTCTTTTTTTATCTGATACGGATGAAGGGAAATTAGAAATTGTGGATGGCGTTCAAAGAATAAATACATTGTCTGCCTTTTTAAGTGGTAAATTGGTGCTTTGTAATTTAAAAAAATTAACAGAAGTTAATGCGTTTAACTTTAGTAATTTACCCCCGTCTCAGCAGAGAAGATTACAATCTAAAGCTTTACGTGTTATTGTTTTGAGGGCAAGTACAAGTGAAGATATAAGAAAAGAATTATTTGATAGACTAAATACTTCAGGGGAAAAAGCTAAAGATTCAGAGGTAAGAAGAGGATCATTTGAAGGCGATTTCATGACATTTATTGAGAATATGGCTAACTTACCTAAGAGACAGTTAGTTGCCCCTGTATCACCAAAAAACAAAAAAAGAAGAGAACATATTGAGTTAGTGTTAAGATTTTTTGCCTATTCTAATAACTATAAGAATTTTAAGCATGGAGTTCAAGTTTTTATTGATGATTATATTAAGGACGTGAAAGATAGTTTTTCAGAAATGGATATGGAAGCAGATTTTCTGAAAATGTTGAGCTTTGCTGAAAAATATTTTCCAATAGGATTTAAAAAGACGAGTACATCTAAAACGGTTCCAAGGGTAAGGTTCGAAGCTCTATCTGTAGGAATAATTCTTGCATTAAGAGATAATGCGGATTTAGTGCCAGAAGATGTTAATAGTTGGATAAATAGTGAAGAATTTAAAAAACTTACAACAAGTGATGGCAGTAATTCTAAAGTAAGAGTAAAGGAAAGAATTGAATATGTCAAAAATAAATTGTTGGAGAAATAG
- a CDS encoding MAE_28990/MAE_18760 family HEPN-like nuclease, whose protein sequence is MTNSMEFEFDKRLSEVEYYFFCLAQLYKFNEQKQSNNLKRKMKTKTHDFQDFLVILKANSFIVLYNLVEASVKNFVISIYDEVSIQSLNYNDVCDKLKKMWIDIYYNDLSHTTTNYSQHKEKAKNMIEFIIEGKKIEFGDEVKLSGNADLKQIRKVFDDHGMTIDSSIIQDVGSGLLEVKNKRNNIAHGNISFIEGGRESSVGDLIKYKDEIIRFLYELHTEVSEYVDNQKYRC, encoded by the coding sequence ATGACTAACAGTATGGAATTTGAATTTGATAAACGTTTAAGTGAAGTCGAATATTATTTCTTTTGCTTAGCTCAACTTTACAAATTTAATGAGCAAAAACAGTCAAATAATTTAAAAAGAAAAATGAAAACAAAAACTCATGATTTTCAAGATTTTTTAGTTATATTGAAAGCCAACTCTTTTATAGTGCTTTATAATTTAGTAGAGGCTTCAGTTAAAAATTTTGTTATTAGTATTTACGACGAAGTTTCTATACAAAGCTTAAATTATAATGATGTCTGTGATAAATTAAAAAAAATGTGGATTGATATTTATTATAATGATTTAAGTCATACTACAACAAATTACTCTCAACATAAAGAAAAAGCAAAAAATATGATTGAATTTATTATTGAAGGAAAAAAAATAGAATTTGGGGATGAAGTAAAGCTGAGTGGAAATGCAGATTTAAAACAAATAAGAAAGGTTTTTGATGATCATGGCATGACTATTGATTCTTCAATAATACAGGATGTAGGATCAGGATTATTGGAAGTTAAAAATAAAAGAAATAATATTGCTCATGGTAATATTTCTTTTATTGAGGGAGGAAGAGAGTCTTCAGTAGGTGATTTAATCAAGTATAAGGATGAAATAATTAGATTTTTATACGAATTACATACAGAAGTTTCTGAATATGTTGATAATCAGAAGTATCGCTGCTAG